One Phocoena phocoena chromosome 5, mPhoPho1.1, whole genome shotgun sequence genomic region harbors:
- the TRAM1L1 gene encoding translocating chain-associated membrane protein 1-like 1, translating into MTFRKKGTKNPPVLSQEFILQNHADLVACVGMFFVLGLMFEGTAEVSIVFITLQHGVTFPAEEAEERATAPKFLYHYGAKDLATVFFYMLVAIIIHATIQEYVLDRINRRMQFPKPKQSKFNESGQFSVFFLVSCIWGTFILHSENCLSDLAVLWRAHPNNMMTFQMKFFYISQLAYWFHAFPELYFQRIKPQDLSQQVVYVGLHLFHIAGAYLLYLNHLGLLLLMMHYFVEFLSHFCDLFYFSDEKYQKEFSLWAIVFILGRLVTLIVSVITVGFHLAGGQNGNSDGTTEDVNVLAAKIAVLSSSCTIQAYITWNLFNVQLQRWMEEDAPLQAPSVKKKRTKGRFSRKGTENGVATSNRVDSPHMRKEKSS; encoded by the coding sequence ATGACGTTTCGTAAGAAGGGCACCAAGAACCCCCCAGTCCTGAGCCAGGAATTCATCCTGCAGAATCATGCGGACCTTGTCGCCTGTGTGGGGATGTTCTTCGTGCTGGGGCTCATGTTCGAGGGAACAGCAGAAGTATCGATCGTTTTTATTACTCTCCAGCACGGTGTTACCTTCCCTGCcgaagaagcagaagaaagagccACAGCACCtaagttcctttatcattatggTGCCAAAGATTTGGCCACAGTGTTCTTCTACATGCTGGTGGCAATCATCATTCACGCCACTATTCAAGAGTATGTCTTGGATAGAATTAACAGGCGAATGCAGTTCCCCAAACCGAAACAAAGCAAATTTAACGAATCTGGTCAGTTTAGTgtattcttccttgtctcttgtattTGGGGCACATTCATTCTACACTCTGAAAACTGCCTGTCAGACCTGGCTGTCTTATGGAGGGCTCATCCCAATAACATGATGACATTTCAGATGAAGTTTTTCTATATCTCACAGTTGGCTTACTGGTTTCACGCCTTTCCTGAACTCTACTTCCAGAGAATCAAACCTCAAGATCTCTCCCAGCAAGTTGTCTACGTTGGTCTTCACCTCTTTCACATTGCGGGAGCTTACCTCTTGTACTTGAATCACCTGGGACTTCTTCTTTTGATGATGCATTATTTTGTGGAATTCCTTTCCCACTTTTGTGACCTGTTTTATTTTAGCGATGAAAAGTACCAGAAAGAGTTTTCTCTGTGGGCCATTGTGTTTATTTTGGGTCGACTCGTGACTTTAATTGTTTCTGTGATTACTGTTGGTTTTCACCTGGCTGGAGGGCAGAATGGGAATTCTGACGGCACTACCGAAGATGTGAACGTGTTGGCAGCGAAAATTGCTGTTCTGTCATCCAGTTGCACTATCCAAGCATACATAACATGGAATTTATTTAATGTTCAGCTTCAGAGGTGGATGGAAGAAGATGCTCCTCTTCAGGCCCCAAGTGTGAAGAAGAAACGGACTAAGGGCAGGTTTTctagaaaaggaacagaaaacgGTGTGGCAACTTCAAATAGAGTAGACTCTCCccatatgaggaaagaaaaatcttcatAA